The following are encoded together in the Streptomyces sp. NBC_01465 genome:
- the pspAA gene encoding PspA-associated protein PspAA, producing MIVRIMGEGQVDLADSHFTELNKLDDELLAEMESGDETGFRRKLLALLGKVRELGEALPDDALQPSELILPSAEASLDEVREMLSDDGLIPG from the coding sequence ATGATCGTACGGATCATGGGGGAAGGCCAGGTGGATCTGGCGGACAGCCACTTCACCGAGCTGAACAAGCTGGACGACGAACTGCTCGCCGAGATGGAGAGCGGTGACGAGACCGGCTTCCGCAGGAAGCTTCTCGCGCTGCTGGGCAAGGTACGGGAACTGGGCGAGGCCCTCCCGGACGACGCCCTGCAGCCGTCGGAGCTGATTCTGCCGTCGGCGGAGGCGAGCCTGGACGAGGTCCGCGAGATGCTGAGCGACGACGGTTTGATCCCGGGCTGA
- a CDS encoding efflux RND transporter permease subunit: MSWLSRFSLAQRALIGLISIVAVVFGAIAIPQLKQQLLPTIEFPMVSVIAPYQGASPDVVEKQVVEPLENTIKAVDGIKGVTSTASEGNAVIMAQFDYGNGTKQLVADVQQAVNRARAQIPTDVDPQVVAGSTDDIPTVVLAVSSTKDQQALADQLDKSVVPELQDIDGVGQVSVDGVQDLQVAVTPDDKKLARAGLNSLSLSQALQAGGATLPAGNFSEDGKSRTVQVGGGYTSVEQIADLRIAPQSATGKPAKPVRLGDVATVKEQPATAVSITRTNGKPSLSISLTMDQNGSAVGISDAVNDKLSDLRKTLGSDTDLTVIFDQGPSVSKSISGLTTEGALGLLFAVIVILVFLASLRSTLVTAISIPLSVLLALIVLWTRDLSLNVLTLGALTIAIGRVVDDSIVVLENIKRHLGYGEERQSAIITAVKEVAGAVTSSTLTTVAVFLPIGLVGGMVGQLFGSFSITVTAALLASLLVSLTVVPVFSYWFLRAPKGSEGVDPEELRRKAEEKEARSPLQRLYVPVLRFATRRRLTSLLIAAVVLIGTFGMAPLLKTNFFDQGDQETLTLKQELTPGTSLEAADVAAKKVEKVLAGIDTIKDYQVTVGSSGFMAAFGGGTGANQASYQLTLKSADDYSDTQDRLEKELAEVDGIGDTTVGSGGGFGDQDLSVVVKAGDGATLRKASDQVRDAVASLKDVKDVTSDLSQSVPRISVKSTSKAADAGFNETTLGAAVAQAVSGTKSGKAILDDTERDIVVKSARPAVTLDELKNLDLGVAKLGDIADVKLVPGPVSMTRIDGARAATITAKPEGDNTGAVTTALQSKINEVEKKLPAGASVEIGGVSSDQSDAFVNLALAMLAAIAIVFMLLVATFRSLIQPLILLVSIPFAATGAIGLLVITGTPMGVPAMIGMLMLIGIVVTNAIVLIDLINQYRSQGMGVIEAVVEGGRHRLRPILMTALATIFALLPMALGVTGEGGFISQPLAVVVIGGLITSTLLTLLLVPTLYALVELRKERRAAKKEAKRAKKAGIPAQSDAEQETASV, translated from the coding sequence ATGTCCTGGCTGTCCAGATTCAGCCTCGCGCAACGGGCCCTGATCGGGCTGATCTCGATCGTCGCCGTCGTCTTCGGCGCCATAGCGATCCCGCAGCTCAAGCAGCAGCTGCTGCCCACCATCGAGTTCCCGATGGTCTCGGTCATCGCCCCGTACCAGGGTGCGTCCCCCGATGTGGTCGAGAAGCAGGTCGTCGAACCGCTCGAGAACACCATCAAGGCCGTCGACGGCATCAAGGGCGTGACCTCCACGGCGAGCGAGGGCAACGCCGTGATCATGGCCCAGTTCGACTACGGCAACGGCACCAAGCAGCTCGTCGCCGACGTCCAGCAGGCCGTGAACCGCGCCCGCGCCCAGATCCCGACCGACGTCGACCCCCAGGTCGTGGCCGGCTCCACGGACGACATCCCGACCGTCGTCCTCGCCGTCTCCTCCACCAAGGACCAGCAGGCGCTCGCCGACCAGCTCGACAAGTCGGTCGTCCCCGAGCTCCAGGACATCGACGGCGTCGGCCAGGTCAGCGTCGACGGCGTCCAGGACCTCCAGGTCGCGGTCACCCCCGACGACAAGAAGCTGGCCAGGGCCGGCCTCAACTCCCTCTCCCTCAGCCAGGCGCTGCAGGCGGGCGGGGCGACCCTGCCGGCCGGCAACTTCTCCGAGGACGGCAAGAGCCGTACGGTCCAGGTCGGCGGCGGATACACCTCCGTCGAGCAGATCGCGGACCTGCGCATCGCACCGCAGTCCGCAACGGGCAAGCCCGCCAAGCCCGTTCGCCTCGGCGACGTGGCCACGGTGAAGGAGCAGCCCGCCACCGCGGTCTCCATCACCCGCACCAACGGCAAGCCCAGCCTCTCCATCTCGCTCACGATGGACCAGAACGGCAGCGCCGTCGGCATCTCCGACGCGGTCAACGACAAGCTCTCCGACCTGCGCAAGACCCTGGGCTCCGACACCGACCTCACGGTCATCTTCGACCAGGGCCCGTCCGTCTCGAAGTCCATCTCGGGCCTGACCACCGAGGGCGCCCTCGGCCTGCTCTTCGCCGTGATCGTCATCCTGGTCTTCCTCGCCTCGCTGCGCTCCACGCTCGTGACGGCGATCTCCATCCCCCTCTCGGTCCTCCTCGCGCTGATCGTGCTGTGGACCCGCGACCTCTCCCTCAACGTCCTGACCCTGGGCGCGCTCACCATCGCCATCGGCCGCGTCGTCGACGACTCGATCGTGGTCCTGGAGAACATCAAGCGTCACCTCGGGTACGGCGAGGAGCGCCAGTCCGCGATCATCACCGCGGTCAAGGAGGTGGCCGGAGCGGTCACGTCCTCCACCCTCACCACGGTCGCGGTCTTCCTGCCGATCGGCCTGGTCGGCGGCATGGTGGGCCAGCTCTTCGGCTCGTTCTCCATCACGGTGACGGCCGCCCTGCTCGCCTCCCTGCTCGTCTCGCTCACCGTGGTCCCGGTCTTCTCGTACTGGTTCCTGCGCGCCCCCAAGGGCTCGGAGGGCGTCGATCCGGAGGAGCTGCGCCGCAAGGCGGAGGAGAAGGAGGCCCGCAGCCCGCTGCAGCGCCTCTACGTCCCGGTGCTGCGCTTCGCGACCCGGCGCCGCCTCACCAGCCTGCTGATCGCGGCGGTCGTCCTGATCGGTACCTTCGGCATGGCCCCGCTCCTGAAGACCAACTTCTTCGACCAGGGCGACCAGGAGACCCTCACGCTGAAGCAGGAGCTGACCCCGGGCACCAGCCTGGAGGCGGCCGACGTGGCGGCGAAGAAGGTCGAGAAGGTCCTCGCCGGGATCGACACGATCAAGGACTACCAGGTCACGGTCGGCTCCTCGGGCTTCATGGCGGCCTTCGGCGGCGGTACGGGCGCCAACCAGGCCTCGTACCAGCTCACGCTGAAGAGCGCCGACGACTACTCCGACACCCAGGACCGCCTGGAGAAGGAGCTGGCCGAGGTCGACGGCATCGGTGACACGACCGTCGGCTCGGGCGGCGGCTTCGGCGACCAGGACCTGAGCGTCGTGGTCAAGGCCGGCGACGGCGCGACCCTGCGCAAGGCGTCCGACCAGGTACGGGACGCGGTGGCGAGCCTCAAGGACGTCAAGGACGTCACGAGCGACCTGTCGCAGTCCGTGCCGCGTATCTCCGTGAAGTCCACCTCCAAGGCGGCCGACGCGGGCTTCAACGAGACGACGCTGGGCGCGGCCGTGGCCCAGGCGGTCAGCGGCACCAAGTCCGGCAAGGCGATCCTGGACGACACCGAGCGCGACATCGTGGTGAAGTCCGCGCGCCCGGCCGTCACTCTGGACGAGCTGAAGAACCTCGACCTGGGTGTCGCCAAGCTCGGTGACATCGCCGACGTGAAGCTCGTCCCGGGCCCGGTCTCGATGACCCGGATCGACGGCGCCCGCGCGGCGACGATCACGGCGAAGCCGGAGGGCGACAACACGGGAGCGGTCACCACCGCCCTCCAGTCCAAGATCAACGAGGTCGAGAAGAAGCTCCCGGCGGGCGCGAGCGTCGAGATCGGCGGAGTCTCCTCCGACCAGAGCGACGCCTTCGTCAATCTGGCGCTGGCCATGCTGGCGGCCATCGCGATCGTCTTCATGCTGCTGGTCGCGACGTTCCGCTCGCTGATCCAGCCGCTGATCCTGCTGGTCTCCATCCCGTTCGCGGCCACCGGCGCGATCGGTCTGCTGGTGATCACCGGCACCCCGATGGGTGTCCCGGCGATGATCGGCATGCTGATGCTCATCGGCATCGTGGTCACCAACGCGATCGTGCTGATCGACCTGATCAACCAGTACCGCAGCCAGGGCATGGGCGTCATCGAGGCCGTCGTGGAAGGCGGCCGCCACCGACTGCGCCCGATCCTGATGACGGCCCTGGCGACGATCTTCGCGCTGCTGCCGATGGCGCTGGGCGTCACGGGCGAGGGCGGCTTCATCTCGCAGCCGCTCGCCGTGGTGGTGATCGGCGGTCTGATCACGTCGACGCTGCTCACGCTGCTGCTGGTGCCGACGCTGTACGCGCTGGTGGAGCTCCGCAAGGAGCGCAGGGCCGCCAAGAAGGAGGCCAAGCGGGCCAAGAAGGCCGGGATCCCGGCCCAGTCGGACGCGGAGCAGGAGACCGCGAGCGTCTGA
- a CDS encoding S1C family serine protease, whose product MYGSRTRRLLLPLSAGVCAIALVGGCSDSSSGSGSGSSSPSDSSSAAASSGDGNDLQSDYQSTIKNVLPSVVQIVAEEDLGSGIVYDDKGHIVTNAHVVGSAKTFKVTTATGSEQLTASLVYSYPDQDLAVVKLDKIPDGLKPAKFADSAKVDMGQIVLAMGSPLGLSSSVTQGIVSATGRTVSESRSGGGTGATIGNMVQTSAAINPGNSGGALVNLNDQVIGIPTLAATDPDLGDSAAPGIGFAIPSSTVTNIADQIIKDGKVTDSGRAALGITARTVVDDNFQPSGVAIVSVTAGGAADKAGLKAGDIITKLGDTDITTMNSLSTALASDKPGQKVQVTYDRDGDSKTVEVTLGEM is encoded by the coding sequence ATGTATGGATCACGTACCCGGCGGCTGCTGCTGCCCCTGAGCGCAGGCGTCTGCGCCATTGCCCTGGTCGGCGGCTGCTCCGACTCCAGCTCCGGTTCCGGCTCCGGTTCCTCCTCGCCCTCCGACTCCTCCTCTGCGGCCGCCTCCTCCGGGGACGGCAACGATCTGCAGAGCGACTACCAGTCGACGATCAAGAACGTGCTGCCCTCGGTCGTCCAGATCGTGGCCGAGGAGGACCTCGGCTCCGGCATCGTCTACGACGACAAGGGCCACATCGTCACCAACGCCCATGTGGTCGGCAGTGCGAAGACCTTCAAGGTCACCACGGCCACCGGCAGCGAGCAGCTGACGGCTTCGCTGGTCTACAGCTATCCCGACCAGGACCTCGCCGTCGTCAAGCTCGACAAGATCCCCGACGGGCTGAAGCCCGCGAAGTTCGCGGACTCCGCCAAGGTCGACATGGGCCAGATCGTGCTGGCGATGGGCTCGCCGCTGGGTCTCTCCAGCAGCGTCACCCAGGGCATCGTCTCCGCCACCGGGCGGACCGTGAGCGAGAGCCGCTCGGGCGGCGGCACCGGGGCCACCATCGGCAACATGGTGCAGACCTCGGCGGCGATCAACCCCGGCAACAGCGGCGGCGCGCTGGTCAACCTGAACGACCAGGTCATCGGCATCCCGACCCTGGCCGCGACCGACCCGGACCTGGGCGACAGCGCGGCTCCGGGCATCGGCTTCGCCATCCCCTCGTCGACGGTCACCAACATCGCCGACCAGATCATCAAGGACGGCAAGGTCACCGACTCGGGGCGGGCGGCGCTGGGCATCACCGCACGTACGGTCGTCGACGACAACTTCCAGCCGTCGGGTGTCGCGATCGTCTCCGTCACGGCCGGCGGGGCGGCGGACAAGGCGGGCCTGAAGGCCGGGGACATCATCACCAAGCTGGGCGACACCGACATCACCACGATGAACTCGCTGTCGACGGCGCTGGCTTCGGACAAGCCGGGCCAGAAGGTCCAGGTCACCTACGACCGGGACGGCGACAGCAAGACCGTTGAGGTCACGCTGGGCGAGATGTAG
- a CDS encoding sensor histidine kinase translates to MSTPSKAPPSYARLRAWLRVHPLAFDAGLALAVLVCMVLGSFIDPRGPDGHTFVTRTPEPLSLLLIVIGAGALVFRRRAPMAVLAVTCSVTAVELVFAVPPAPVAMSAVIALYSIAARTDRPTTWRVGLVTMAVLTGFAMGFSEAPWYSQENLGIFAWTGMAAAAGDAVRSRRAFVDAIRERAERAERTREEEAGRRVAEERLRIARDLHDVVAHHIALVNVQAGVAAHVMDKRPDQAKEALAHVREASRSALNELRATVGLLRQSGDPEAPTEPAPGLAVLDELVDTFRNAGLPVEVARTDAPAGLPAAVDLAAYRIIQEALTNVQKHAGEGAKAEVSVVRVGRSVEVTVLDDGAGAGREDAPAPEEGGGHGLIGMRERATALTGSCSAGPRYGGGFRVHAILPVKAAAGENA, encoded by the coding sequence GTGAGTACCCCGTCGAAGGCGCCCCCCAGCTACGCGCGCCTGCGCGCCTGGCTCCGGGTCCACCCCCTGGCCTTCGACGCCGGCCTCGCCCTGGCCGTCCTCGTCTGCATGGTCCTCGGCTCCTTCATCGATCCGCGAGGCCCCGACGGCCACACCTTCGTCACCCGCACCCCCGAGCCCCTCAGCCTCCTCCTGATCGTCATCGGGGCCGGCGCCCTGGTGTTCCGGCGCCGCGCGCCGATGGCCGTGCTCGCGGTGACCTGCAGCGTCACCGCCGTGGAGCTGGTCTTCGCCGTACCGCCCGCGCCCGTCGCGATGAGCGCCGTCATCGCGCTCTACTCCATCGCAGCCCGCACCGACCGCCCCACCACCTGGCGGGTCGGCCTGGTCACCATGGCCGTGCTGACGGGGTTCGCGATGGGCTTCAGCGAGGCGCCCTGGTACTCGCAGGAGAACCTCGGGATCTTCGCCTGGACGGGTATGGCCGCCGCCGCAGGGGACGCCGTACGCAGCCGCCGCGCCTTCGTCGACGCCATCCGCGAGCGCGCCGAGCGCGCGGAGCGCACCCGCGAGGAGGAGGCGGGCCGCCGCGTCGCCGAGGAGCGGCTGCGCATCGCCCGCGATCTGCACGACGTCGTCGCCCACCACATCGCCCTGGTCAACGTCCAGGCGGGGGTCGCGGCCCACGTCATGGACAAGCGCCCCGACCAGGCCAAGGAAGCACTCGCCCATGTACGGGAAGCCAGCCGGTCCGCGCTGAACGAACTCCGCGCCACGGTCGGCCTCCTGCGCCAGTCCGGCGACCCCGAGGCCCCCACCGAACCGGCGCCCGGTCTGGCTGTACTCGACGAACTGGTCGACACCTTCCGCAACGCCGGGCTCCCGGTCGAGGTGGCCCGCACCGACGCACCGGCCGGGCTCCCCGCCGCCGTCGACCTGGCGGCGTACCGGATCATCCAGGAGGCGCTGACCAATGTGCAGAAGCACGCGGGTGAGGGCGCCAAGGCCGAGGTCAGCGTGGTCCGAGTGGGCCGCAGCGTGGAGGTCACGGTCCTCGACGACGGTGCGGGTGCGGGCCGGGAGGACGCACCGGCGCCCGAGGAGGGCGGCGGCCACGGCCTCATCGGCATGCGCGAGCGCGCCACCGCGCTGACGGGGTCCTGCTCGGCGGGCCCCCGCTACGGCGGCGGTTTCCGCGTGCATGCGATCCTTCCGGTCAAGGCCGCGGCAGGGGAGAACGCATGA
- a CDS encoding response regulator transcription factor gives MTIRVLLADDQALLRSAFRVLVDSEPDMEVVGEAADGAEAVALARSARADVVLMDIRMPGTDGLAATRLISADPELAAVRVVMLTTFEVDEYVVQSLRAGASGFLGKGAEPDELLNAIRIAAAGEALLSPVATKGLIAKFLAQGGSSEGGPDPEAYAGRLEALTVREREVLVQVAGGHSNDEIAERLTVSPLTVKTHVNRAMAKLGARDRAQLVVIAYESGLVHPRA, from the coding sequence ATGACGATCAGAGTGTTGCTCGCCGACGACCAGGCGCTCCTGCGCAGTGCGTTCCGCGTCCTGGTGGACTCCGAGCCCGACATGGAGGTCGTCGGAGAAGCCGCGGACGGCGCCGAAGCCGTCGCGCTCGCCCGCTCGGCCCGCGCCGACGTCGTCCTCATGGACATCCGGATGCCCGGCACGGACGGTCTCGCCGCCACCCGCCTGATCAGCGCGGACCCCGAACTGGCCGCAGTGCGCGTCGTGATGCTCACGACCTTCGAGGTGGACGAGTACGTCGTCCAGTCGCTCCGCGCCGGCGCCTCCGGCTTCCTCGGAAAAGGGGCGGAGCCGGACGAACTGCTCAACGCGATCCGTATCGCGGCGGCCGGTGAGGCGCTGCTCTCGCCGGTCGCGACCAAGGGCCTGATCGCCAAGTTCCTCGCGCAGGGCGGCAGTTCGGAGGGCGGCCCCGACCCCGAGGCGTACGCCGGACGGCTGGAGGCGCTCACCGTCCGCGAGCGCGAGGTCCTGGTGCAGGTCGCGGGCGGTCACTCCAACGACGAGATCGCGGAGCGCCTCACGGTGAGCCCCCTGACCGTCAAGACCCATGTGAACAGGGCGATGGCGAAGCTGGGGGCCCGCGACCGGGCCCAATTGGTGGTAATCGCCTACGAATCGGGCCTGGTCCACCCAAGGGCGTAG
- a CDS encoding methyltransferase domain-containing protein: protein MGFEGASSVWLKGLGGLRNTVRQELVARQVDEQIAVRFPVGQRLRILDVGMGQGTQALRLARAGHSVTGLESDAEMLKAARDALVTEPEGIRARVRFLEGDGRETGVHFLPGSFDVVLCHGVLMYVTDPDAMLAGLARMLAPGGLLSLLVRNADALAMRPGLAGDFSAALAAFDTVSYTNRLGLDVRADRLEALTATLAGIAAPLHTWYGVRVFTDLVGNDEELPSAQELDRILTAEDRAGRTDPYRRVAALLHLCGVRG from the coding sequence ATGGGCTTCGAAGGTGCGTCGTCCGTCTGGCTGAAGGGCCTGGGCGGGCTGCGCAACACCGTGCGCCAGGAGCTCGTCGCCCGTCAGGTCGACGAGCAGATAGCCGTACGTTTCCCGGTCGGCCAGCGGCTGCGGATCCTCGACGTCGGCATGGGCCAGGGCACCCAGGCCCTGCGCCTCGCCCGCGCCGGGCACTCGGTCACCGGCCTGGAGTCGGACGCCGAGATGCTCAAGGCGGCCCGTGACGCACTGGTCACCGAGCCCGAGGGCATCCGCGCACGGGTGCGCTTCCTGGAGGGCGACGGCCGGGAGACCGGCGTCCACTTCCTGCCGGGAAGTTTTGACGTGGTGCTCTGTCATGGAGTGCTGATGTACGTGACCGATCCGGACGCCATGCTCGCGGGCCTGGCCCGGATGCTGGCCCCCGGCGGTCTGCTCTCGCTGCTCGTACGGAACGCGGACGCGCTCGCCATGCGCCCCGGGCTCGCCGGGGACTTCTCCGCCGCGCTGGCCGCGTTCGACACCGTCTCGTACACCAACCGGCTCGGCCTCGACGTCCGCGCCGACCGGCTGGAGGCGCTGACGGCGACCCTCGCGGGGATCGCCGCCCCGCTGCACACCTGGTACGGCGTGCGGGTCTTCACCGACCTCGTCGGCAACGACGAGGAGCTGCCGTCCGCCCAGGAGCTCGACCGGATCCTGACGGCCGAGGACCGGGCCGGGCGCACGGATCCGTACCGCCGGGTGGCCGCGCTTCTGCATCTCTGCGGCGTGCGGGGCTGA
- a CDS encoding PspA/IM30 family protein: protein MSGVMKRMGLIFRAKANKALDRAEDPREVLDYSYQKQLELLQKVRRGVADVATSRKRLELQLNQLQGQTTKLEDQGRKALALGREDLAREALSRRAALQQQVSDLEVQHQTLQGEEEKLTLAAQRLQAKVDAFRTKKETLKATYTAAQAQTRIGEAFSGISEEMGDVGLAIQRAEDKTAQMQARAGAIDELLASGALDDSSGLAKDDLTAELDRISGGSDVELELQRMKAELAGGPTSQQAIEGGPQDQQTPKFDKQ, encoded by the coding sequence ATGAGCGGTGTCATGAAGCGTATGGGGTTGATCTTCCGCGCGAAGGCCAACAAGGCCCTGGACCGGGCTGAGGACCCGCGCGAAGTCCTCGATTACTCCTACCAGAAGCAGCTTGAACTGCTGCAGAAGGTGCGTCGCGGGGTCGCCGACGTGGCGACGTCCCGCAAGCGCCTGGAACTGCAGCTCAACCAGCTCCAGGGCCAGACCACCAAGCTGGAGGACCAGGGCCGCAAGGCGCTCGCCCTCGGCCGTGAGGACCTGGCGCGCGAGGCGCTGTCCCGCCGTGCGGCGCTGCAGCAGCAGGTCTCCGACCTCGAGGTGCAGCACCAGACGCTGCAGGGCGAGGAGGAGAAGCTCACGCTCGCCGCCCAGCGCCTGCAGGCCAAGGTCGACGCCTTCCGTACGAAGAAGGAGACGCTGAAGGCCACGTACACCGCGGCCCAGGCGCAGACCCGTATCGGCGAGGCCTTCTCGGGCATCTCCGAGGAGATGGGCGACGTCGGCCTCGCGATCCAGCGGGCCGAGGACAAGACCGCGCAGATGCAGGCCCGTGCCGGCGCGATCGACGAGCTCCTGGCCTCGGGTGCGCTGGACGACTCGTCCGGCCTGGCCAAGGACGACCTCACGGCCGAGCTGGACCGGATCTCCGGCGGCAGTGACGTCGAACTGGAACTGCAGCGGATGAAGGCCGAGCTGGCGGGCGGACCGACTTCGCAGCAGGCTATTGAGGGCGGTCCCCAGGACCAGCAGACCCCGAAGTTCGACAAGCAGTAA
- the nadA gene encoding quinolinate synthase NadA, with amino-acid sequence MRVVTTAQPLDVQPSPLALLLLGREADPKSERGVECPGDLPSPSDPDLVERARAAKEKLGDKVFVLGHHYQRDEVIQFADVTGDSFKLARDAAAKPEAEYIVFCGVHFMAESADILTSDDQKVVLPDLAAGCSMADMATAEQVAECWDVLTEAGIAEQVVPVSYMNSSADIKAFTGKHGGTICTSSNAKRALEWAFEQGEKVLFLPDQHLGRNTAVRDMGMSLEDCVLYNPHKPNGGLTAEELRNARMILWRGHCSVHGRFSVDSVNDVRERIPGVKVLVHPECKHEVVAAADEVGSTEYIIKALDAAEPGSKWAIGTELNLVRRLANAHPDKEIVFLDKTVCFCSTMNRIDLPHLVWTLESLAEGNLVNRIEVDRETEQFAKQALERMLALP; translated from the coding sequence GTGCGTGTCGTGACCACCGCCCAGCCCCTTGACGTACAGCCCAGCCCGCTTGCGCTCCTGCTCCTCGGCCGCGAGGCCGACCCGAAGAGCGAGCGCGGTGTGGAGTGCCCCGGCGACCTGCCGTCGCCGTCCGACCCGGACCTGGTGGAGCGCGCCCGCGCGGCCAAGGAGAAGCTCGGGGACAAGGTCTTCGTCCTCGGGCACCACTACCAGCGCGACGAGGTCATCCAGTTCGCCGACGTCACCGGCGACTCCTTCAAGCTCGCCCGGGACGCGGCCGCGAAGCCCGAGGCCGAGTACATCGTCTTCTGCGGTGTGCACTTCATGGCCGAGTCGGCCGACATCCTGACCTCCGACGACCAGAAGGTGGTCCTTCCGGACCTGGCCGCCGGCTGCTCGATGGCCGACATGGCGACGGCCGAGCAGGTCGCGGAGTGCTGGGACGTACTGACCGAGGCCGGCATCGCCGAGCAGGTCGTCCCCGTCTCGTACATGAACTCCTCCGCCGACATCAAGGCCTTCACCGGCAAGCACGGCGGCACGATCTGCACCTCGTCCAACGCCAAGCGCGCGCTGGAGTGGGCCTTCGAGCAGGGCGAGAAGGTCCTGTTCCTGCCCGACCAGCACCTGGGCCGCAACACCGCCGTCCGCGACATGGGGATGTCCCTGGAGGACTGCGTCCTCTACAACCCGCACAAGCCGAACGGCGGGCTGACGGCCGAGGAGCTGCGCAACGCCAGGATGATCCTGTGGCGCGGGCACTGCTCGGTGCACGGGCGCTTCTCGGTCGACTCGGTGAACGACGTCCGTGAGCGGATCCCGGGCGTAAAGGTCCTGGTGCACCCCGAGTGCAAGCACGAGGTCGTCGCGGCGGCCGACGAGGTCGGCTCGACGGAGTACATCATCAAGGCCCTCGACGCGGCCGAGCCCGGCTCGAAGTGGGCGATCGGCACCGAGCTGAACCTGGTGCGCCGGCTGGCCAACGCCCACCCGGACAAGGAGATCGTCTTCCTCGACAAGACCGTCTGCTTCTGCTCGACCATGAACCGGATCGACCTGCCGCACCTCGTGTGGACCCTGGAGTCCCTCGCCGAGGGCAACCTGGTCAACCGGATCGAGGTCGACCGCGAGACGGAGCAGTTCGCCAAGCAGGCGCTGGAGCGGATGCTGGCGCTCCCGTAG
- a CDS encoding HesB/IscA family protein: protein MSVSDEKTTVSDGILLSEAAAGKVKALLDQEGRDDLALRVAVQPGGCSGLRYQLFFDERSLDGDVTKEFDGGVKVVTDRMSAPYLGGASIDFVDTIEKQGFTIDNPNATGSCACGDSFS from the coding sequence ATGTCCGTATCGGACGAGAAGACCACTGTCAGCGACGGCATCCTCCTGTCCGAGGCCGCCGCGGGCAAGGTCAAGGCCCTGCTCGACCAGGAAGGCCGTGACGACCTCGCGCTGCGCGTCGCCGTCCAGCCCGGCGGCTGCTCCGGCCTCCGCTACCAGCTCTTCTTCGACGAGCGTTCGCTCGACGGCGATGTCACCAAGGAGTTCGACGGCGGCGTCAAGGTCGTCACCGACCGTATGAGCGCCCCGTACCTGGGCGGCGCCTCGATCGACTTCGTCGACACCATCGAGAAGCAGGGCTTCACGATCGACAACCCGAACGCCACGGGCTCCTGCGCCTGCGGCGACTCGTTCAGCTAA
- a CDS encoding DUF3043 domain-containing protein — MFRSRANANEEKAATSKVTSDLSQQTRDPQAPKGRPTPKRSEAQTQRRRAVTPTTDRKEAAKRQREVRRTDLAKQREALASGDERYLPARDKGKVRRFARDFVDSRFCIAEFFLPMAVIILVLSIVQVPGIQNIALLLWLFVIVLIVVDSVGIWFRLKKQINLRFPDEPKRGAVAYGLMRTLQMRRMRLPKPQVKRGERP; from the coding sequence GTGTTCCGAAGCCGCGCCAATGCCAATGAAGAGAAGGCCGCCACCAGCAAGGTGACGTCGGACCTCTCCCAGCAGACCCGTGACCCGCAGGCTCCCAAGGGCCGCCCCACTCCCAAGCGGAGCGAGGCGCAGACCCAGCGGCGCCGTGCCGTCACGCCGACGACCGACCGCAAGGAGGCCGCCAAGCGCCAGCGTGAGGTCCGCAGGACGGATCTCGCCAAGCAGCGCGAGGCCCTCGCCAGCGGCGACGAGCGTTACCTGCCCGCCCGCGACAAGGGCAAGGTCCGGCGCTTCGCCCGCGACTTCGTCGACTCGCGCTTCTGCATCGCGGAGTTCTTCCTCCCGATGGCAGTGATCATCCTGGTCCTGTCGATCGTCCAGGTTCCGGGCATCCAGAACATCGCGCTGCTGCTCTGGCTCTTCGTGATCGTCCTGATCGTCGTCGACTCGGTCGGCATCTGGTTCCGGCTGAAGAAGCAGATCAACCTGCGCTTCCCGGACGAGCCCAAGCGCGGCGCCGTCGCGTACGGACTGATGCGCACCCTCCAGATGCGCCGGATGCGGCTCCCGAAGCCGCAGGTCAAGCGCGGAGAGCGACCCTGA